One window of Peteryoungia desertarenae genomic DNA carries:
- a CDS encoding NAD(P)H-dependent flavin oxidoreductase — translation MALPSILKDNLRLPVVASPLFIISHPQLTLAQCKAGVVGAFPALNARPESQLDEWLAEITEELASHNAKNPDRPAAPFAVNQIVHMSNKRLEHDLMMCVKYKVPIVISSLGAVPEVNAAVHSYGGIVLHDVINNRHANSAIRKGADGLIAVATGAGGHAGTLSPFALVQEIREWFDGPLLLAGAIANGGAILAAQAMGADMAYIGSPFIATEEARASDAYKQAIVDAKANDIVYSNYFTGVHGNYLKPSIVAAGLDPDNLPIADPTKMDFDKATTGAKAWKDIWGCGQGIGAVKAVEPVATVVDRLEREYIGAKRRFAARFLPVMVPAISTDGDIA, via the coding sequence GTGGCTCTACCGTCTATTCTGAAAGACAATCTGCGACTGCCAGTGGTGGCCTCGCCGCTGTTCATCATTTCACACCCTCAGCTAACGCTTGCGCAGTGCAAGGCTGGCGTCGTGGGTGCATTTCCAGCGCTGAATGCCCGCCCGGAATCGCAACTGGATGAGTGGCTGGCGGAAATCACGGAAGAGCTCGCCTCCCACAACGCCAAGAACCCGGACCGACCGGCAGCACCCTTCGCAGTAAACCAGATCGTGCACATGTCGAACAAGCGGCTCGAGCATGATCTGATGATGTGCGTCAAATACAAGGTGCCGATCGTCATCTCGTCGCTTGGCGCCGTTCCGGAAGTGAATGCCGCTGTGCATTCCTATGGCGGCATCGTCCTGCATGACGTGATCAACAACAGGCACGCCAATTCGGCGATCCGCAAGGGTGCGGACGGATTGATTGCCGTCGCAACGGGTGCTGGCGGTCATGCCGGCACGCTGTCGCCCTTTGCTCTCGTGCAGGAAATCCGCGAATGGTTTGATGGCCCTCTGCTGCTGGCCGGTGCGATTGCCAATGGTGGCGCAATCCTGGCGGCCCAGGCCATGGGGGCGGATATGGCTTATATCGGTTCACCCTTCATCGCCACGGAAGAGGCGCGGGCCTCGGACGCCTACAAGCAGGCGATCGTTGACGCCAAGGCGAACGACATCGTCTATTCCAACTATTTCACCGGCGTGCACGGCAACTATCTGAAGCCGTCGATCGTGGCTGCCGGCCTTGATCCCGACAATCTGCCGATCGCTGATCCGACCAAGATGGATTTCGACAAGGCGACAACCGGCGCGAAGGCCTGGAAGGACATCTGGGGCTGCGGCCAGGGGATCGGAGCCGTCAAGGCCGTCGAGCCGGTGGCCACCGTCGTCGACAGGCTTGAGCGCGAATATATAGGCGCAAAAAGGCGATTTGCGGCTAGGTTCCTTCCCGTTATGGTCCCCGCCATTAGCACCGACGGGGATATCGCATGA